A genomic window from Aurantimicrobium photophilum includes:
- the gatB gene encoding Asp-tRNA(Asn)/Glu-tRNA(Gln) amidotransferase subunit GatB produces the protein MAKAKLMDYDKALELFEPVLGFEVHVELSTKTKMFSAAPNNFGSEPNTNITPTCLGLPGSLPVVNEEAVRYSISLGLALGCEIAESSSFARKNYFYPDLAKNYQISQFDEPIAINGNVEVELPNGRIIQVDIERAHMEEDAGKLTHVGGSTGRIQGAEYSLVDYNRAGVPLVEIVTRMIEGAEHDAPELAKAYVATIRDIVLALGISDAKMERGNLRCDANVSLRPRGSDKLGTRTETKNVNSLRSVERAVRYEIQRQAQILSEGGTIIQETRHWHEDTGATSAGRPKSDADDYRYFPEPDLLPVVPDPALIEELRAALPEKPAERRRRLKAEWGFTDLEFQDVVNSGLLNEITETVAAGATPQAARKWWTGEIARLANAAEGDAGIDITPAQVAELQQLVDEGTLTDRLARQVLEAVAAGEGSPREIVETKGLAVVSDDGALIAAIDEALSAQPDVLEKIKDGKVQAAGAVIGAVMKAMQGKADAARVRELVLERAAAL, from the coding sequence ATGGCTAAAGCAAAGCTCATGGATTACGACAAGGCGCTCGAACTGTTCGAACCCGTTCTCGGTTTTGAAGTTCACGTGGAACTCTCCACCAAGACTAAGATGTTCTCGGCAGCTCCCAACAACTTTGGTAGTGAGCCCAACACCAACATCACTCCCACCTGCTTGGGTCTTCCCGGTTCACTTCCTGTGGTGAACGAAGAGGCTGTGCGCTACTCCATCAGCTTGGGCCTTGCCTTGGGCTGTGAGATTGCAGAATCTTCTTCCTTCGCGCGCAAGAACTACTTCTACCCTGACCTCGCGAAGAACTACCAGATCTCACAGTTTGATGAGCCCATCGCGATCAACGGAAACGTGGAAGTAGAGCTGCCTAACGGTCGCATCATCCAGGTCGACATTGAGCGTGCTCACATGGAAGAAGACGCGGGAAAGCTCACCCACGTCGGTGGTTCCACCGGTCGTATCCAGGGGGCTGAATACTCTCTCGTGGACTACAACCGTGCTGGTGTTCCCCTGGTGGAGATTGTGACCCGCATGATTGAGGGCGCCGAACACGACGCCCCTGAACTGGCCAAGGCGTATGTCGCGACTATTCGCGACATCGTGCTGGCACTTGGTATTTCTGACGCCAAGATGGAACGCGGAAACCTACGCTGTGATGCAAACGTGTCTCTGCGTCCTCGTGGATCTGACAAGCTCGGCACTCGCACCGAAACCAAGAACGTGAACTCCTTGCGTTCGGTTGAGCGTGCAGTGCGCTATGAAATTCAGCGCCAGGCACAGATTCTCTCTGAGGGTGGAACCATCATCCAGGAGACTCGCCACTGGCACGAAGACACTGGTGCAACCAGCGCTGGCCGTCCCAAGTCAGACGCTGATGACTACCGCTACTTCCCTGAGCCAGATTTGCTTCCAGTAGTGCCAGACCCAGCTCTGATTGAAGAGTTGCGTGCAGCACTTCCCGAGAAGCCAGCTGAGCGCCGTCGTCGCCTCAAGGCTGAGTGGGGATTCACCGACCTGGAGTTCCAGGATGTGGTGAACTCTGGTCTGCTCAACGAGATTACTGAGACGGTTGCAGCAGGCGCTACACCTCAGGCAGCACGTAAGTGGTGGACGGGTGAGATTGCTCGTTTGGCTAACGCAGCTGAGGGTGATGCCGGTATCGACATCACTCCAGCACAGGTTGCAGAACTACAGCAGCTCGTGGATGAGGGCACTCTGACTGACCGTTTGGCTCGTCAGGTCCTCGAAGCTGTTGCTGCCGGCGAAGGTTCACCACGTGAGATTGTGGAGACCAAGGGTCTTGCTGTGGTCAGCGATGACGGTGCACTGATCGCCGCCATCGACGAAGCACTTTCCGCTCAGCCGGATGTCCTCGAGAAGATCAAGGACGGCAAGGTTCAGGCTGCTGGTGCCGTAATTGGCGCTGTCATGAAGGCAATGCAAGGCAAAGCTGATGCGGCACGCGTTCGAGAGCTCGTGCTTGAACGTGCTGCTGCGCTCTAA
- the gatA gene encoding Asp-tRNA(Asn)/Glu-tRNA(Gln) amidotransferase subunit GatA, giving the protein MSDLIHKTAAELAEMLAAGTTTSVEITQAHLDRIAAVDGDLNAFLHVNAAVSLEAAKASDARRAAGAPLSPLDGVPIAIKDVLVTTDMPSTSGSKILEGWMSPYDATVVTKVREAGLVPLGKTNMDEFAMGSSTEHSAYGPTRNPWDLDRIPGGSGGGSAAAVAAFEAPLALGSDTGGSIRQPAHITGTVGVKPTYGGVSRYGAIALASSFDQIGPVTRTVLDSALLHDVIKGHDVHDSTSLKDEWPSFADAVKNADVKGLKIGVIEQLDDEGFQPGVLARFHESLELLKANGAEIVNVSLPSLAHAVAAYYLILPAEASSNLAKFDSVRFGLRVQPEGGGTVEQVMSATREAGFGAEVKRRIILGTYALSAGYYDAYYGSAQKVRTLVQRDFADAFSKVDVLASPTAPTTAWKLGEQLDDPVAMWRGDIATIPANMAGIPGISVPAGLADEDGLPVGIQFLAPAREDARLYNVGGALEALLEQKWGHTLLSQAPELKGGAL; this is encoded by the coding sequence ATGTCTGACCTCATTCACAAGACCGCCGCCGAGCTCGCAGAGATGCTCGCTGCCGGAACCACAACTTCTGTGGAAATCACCCAGGCACACCTTGACCGCATTGCTGCGGTTGATGGTGACCTCAACGCGTTCCTCCACGTGAACGCTGCTGTGTCACTCGAGGCTGCCAAGGCGTCAGATGCACGCCGTGCTGCTGGTGCTCCGCTCAGCCCCCTCGATGGTGTTCCTATCGCCATCAAGGACGTGTTGGTCACCACCGACATGCCCTCGACTTCCGGTTCCAAGATCCTCGAAGGCTGGATGTCTCCTTATGACGCCACCGTCGTGACCAAGGTGCGCGAAGCGGGACTTGTTCCTCTGGGTAAGACCAACATGGACGAATTCGCTATGGGTTCCTCCACTGAGCACTCGGCATATGGTCCTACTCGTAACCCCTGGGATCTCGACCGTATTCCTGGTGGTTCCGGTGGTGGCTCGGCAGCTGCTGTGGCTGCTTTTGAAGCGCCATTGGCTCTCGGCTCTGACACGGGTGGATCTATCCGCCAGCCAGCACATATCACCGGCACCGTGGGCGTGAAGCCTACCTATGGTGGTGTTTCCCGCTATGGCGCGATTGCTTTGGCTTCGAGCTTTGATCAGATTGGTCCGGTAACCCGCACTGTTCTGGACTCTGCACTTCTTCACGACGTGATCAAGGGCCACGACGTGCACGACAGCACCTCACTCAAGGACGAATGGCCTTCCTTTGCAGACGCTGTGAAGAACGCCGACGTCAAGGGCCTCAAGATTGGTGTTATCGAGCAGTTGGATGACGAAGGCTTCCAGCCTGGTGTTCTTGCTCGTTTCCACGAGTCTTTGGAACTGCTCAAAGCCAACGGCGCTGAGATCGTGAACGTTTCGCTTCCCAGCCTTGCTCACGCCGTTGCTGCGTACTACTTGATTCTTCCCGCGGAAGCATCCAGCAACCTGGCCAAGTTCGACTCCGTTCGCTTTGGTCTGCGCGTGCAGCCAGAAGGCGGCGGAACGGTTGAGCAGGTCATGTCGGCCACTCGTGAAGCTGGATTCGGTGCTGAAGTGAAGCGCCGCATCATCTTGGGAACCTACGCACTCTCTGCTGGCTACTACGACGCCTATTACGGTTCTGCACAGAAGGTGCGCACGCTCGTGCAGCGCGACTTCGCAGATGCCTTTAGCAAGGTTGATGTCTTGGCTTCACCGACTGCTCCCACGACTGCGTGGAAGCTCGGCGAACAGCTCGATGACCCCGTAGCTATGTGGCGTGGAGACATTGCAACCATTCCTGCCAACATGGCTGGTATTCCTGGAATCAGCGTTCCTGCTGGTCTCGCAGACGAGGACGGATTGCCTGTCGGCATCCAGTTCCTCGCACCTGCTCGTGAAGATGCGCGCCTCTACAACGTGGGTGGCGCACTCGAAGCACTGCTGGAGCAGAAGTGGGGCCACACCCTGCTGAGCCAAGCACCAGAACTCAAGGGAGGGGCGCTCTAA
- the gatC gene encoding Asp-tRNA(Asn)/Glu-tRNA(Gln) amidotransferase subunit GatC yields MSDISAEQVRHLANLARIDLSDAEIATMTTELGQIMEAVASVQAVATPDVPATSHPIPLKNVYRPDVVADVIPTDKALASAPEHDGSRFKVSAILGEEQ; encoded by the coding sequence ATGTCTGACATTTCTGCCGAGCAGGTACGCCACCTGGCTAACTTGGCCCGTATTGACCTTTCCGACGCGGAAATCGCGACGATGACCACTGAGTTGGGCCAGATCATGGAAGCTGTTGCTTCTGTACAGGCCGTTGCCACGCCTGACGTGCCTGCAACCAGCCACCCCATTCCGTTGAAGAACGTTTACCGTCCCGACGTTGTCGCTGATGTGATCCCTACCGACAAGGCTTTGGCTTCTGCTCCTGAGCACGATGGTTCGCGCTTTAAGGTGTCAGCAATTCTGGGGGAGGAGCAGTAA
- a CDS encoding exonuclease domain-containing protein, with product MSSNGFAVIDFETTGFSPNKGDKVVEIGLVLLDQHGDPESTFSTLINPGRDVGATKIHGITATDVIDAPSFEDVAPGLLQMINGRVIVAHNASFDTNFLVAEFNSVGILIDKGSLPVICTMKMATEMLPGVGRSLAACCEAYDIDIENAHCALDDAIATAKLLRSYFEQEPNFFLWDRVIEQSSLFVWPSVPAQVAPTKQRGEILTVEEPVLTKYITKLPDAAETAEDRGLLRLFDDIFSDGLMTPEEASLVDAYVEEVGMDAKKLAALKDQYFLDLVNVAWADGVLNAAEIAGIHYVGKLMGKSLAEIKSKIEYLKDEISEEAPNFARFTIHLEEGDHIVLTGEMPLSRSHYEQIASENGLICWPSVTKKVKVVVAQDPNTLSGKAKRARLIGIPVVSLEDFLVAIQESK from the coding sequence ATGAGCTCAAACGGCTTTGCTGTAATTGATTTTGAAACCACAGGCTTTAGCCCCAATAAGGGTGACAAAGTTGTTGAGATCGGCCTTGTACTTCTGGATCAACATGGTGATCCAGAATCGACATTTTCTACGCTGATTAATCCAGGGCGTGATGTCGGAGCGACAAAAATACATGGCATTACCGCGACAGATGTGATCGATGCGCCTTCATTCGAAGATGTAGCCCCTGGGCTTCTGCAGATGATAAATGGCCGAGTAATTGTGGCGCATAACGCGAGTTTTGATACCAATTTTTTAGTTGCCGAATTCAATTCAGTAGGAATTCTTATTGACAAGGGTTCACTGCCTGTTATTTGCACAATGAAAATGGCAACCGAGATGCTTCCCGGTGTGGGTAGATCGCTTGCTGCGTGTTGTGAGGCTTATGACATAGATATTGAAAACGCCCACTGTGCACTTGACGACGCAATTGCAACGGCAAAACTTCTTCGTTCATATTTCGAACAAGAGCCGAATTTTTTCCTTTGGGACAGGGTAATTGAACAGTCTTCGTTGTTCGTATGGCCTTCAGTTCCTGCGCAAGTAGCTCCCACGAAACAACGTGGTGAAATTCTCACAGTTGAAGAGCCCGTGCTGACCAAATACATCACAAAACTTCCGGATGCGGCAGAAACCGCTGAAGACCGAGGGCTCTTGAGATTGTTTGATGACATCTTCAGTGATGGGTTGATGACCCCGGAGGAAGCCTCACTAGTTGATGCATATGTCGAGGAAGTTGGCATGGATGCAAAGAAACTTGCTGCTCTTAAAGATCAATATTTCTTAGATTTGGTGAATGTTGCTTGGGCAGATGGAGTGTTAAACGCTGCTGAGATTGCAGGGATTCATTACGTGGGAAAACTGATGGGTAAATCTCTTGCTGAGATCAAATCCAAGATCGAATATCTCAAAGATGAAATTTCTGAGGAAGCTCCAAACTTTGCCAGATTCACCATTCATCTAGAAGAAGGTGATCACATTGTCTTAACCGGGGAGATGCCCCTTTCGCGGAGCCACTACGAACAAATTGCTAGCGAAAACGGCCTCATTTGTTGGCCATCGGTTACCAAAAAAGTGAAAGTCGTTGTTGCGCAGGATCCCAATACATTGTCTGGTAAGGCTAAAAGAGCTCGACTTATTGGAATACCAGTGGTCAGTTTGGAAGATTTCTTAGTGGCAATCCAAGAATCTAAGTAA
- the ligA gene encoding NAD-dependent DNA ligase LigA, with amino-acid sequence MSEDALFDLEDVVPEEIPSSAEVSELTDFEKAQAEAIELTAKINKAADAYYERDESIISDAEYDSAMRRLEAIEKTYPVLQGQDSPTLSVGGRAAATFEKVPHLERMMSLDNVFSEEQFLAWAEKTERDAGTAIKYLCELKIDGLAINLRFENGTLTGATTRGDGVVGEDVTANVLTIQGIPHRLSGVGFPELMEVRGEIYIPTAEFEALNKRLLEAKEKTFSNPRNSASGSLRQIDPAKTAARPLRLLVHGIGAWDQVPVANQSDVYGLLESWGLPTSKYFEVLSSAKEVAAFITEMGAKRHDIDHEIDGIVIKVDDLAIQKQLGATSRAPRWAIAYKYPPEQVNTKLKDIKVSVGRTGRATPFAIVEPVQVAGSVVEYATLHNQDVVKAKGVLIKDTIVIRKAGDVIPEILGPVLELRDGTEYPFVMPESCPECGAKLAPASEDDIDLRCPNTKACPAQVRGRVEHIGSRGGLEIEGLGESTAEALTNPIPPLQPALLTEAGLFELTLEDLFPLEVWNYSDIRIREIKLDKETGEPLRELPFRRIRKIGKKVVMDPPFDPQAEVFDGDEKFILSKGAYELIAELEKAKTKPFWRMLVSLNIRHVGPVAARALANHFGSIEALDEATAEELAAVEGVGQIIAESVKSWLEVDWHREIIERWKSAGVQLFVPGHAGPGAVTSNEGPCSGLIIVATGSLDGFTRDGAQEAIIAAGGKPASSVSKNTNFVAAGPGAGSKLTKAKELGIPVLDAEGFKILLEHGPSALS; translated from the coding sequence ATGAGCGAGGACGCACTCTTCGATTTAGAGGATGTAGTTCCTGAAGAGATTCCGTCTTCAGCAGAAGTTTCCGAACTTACCGATTTTGAAAAAGCGCAAGCAGAAGCAATAGAACTAACTGCCAAGATCAACAAAGCCGCAGATGCTTATTACGAACGCGACGAAAGCATCATTTCAGATGCTGAGTACGACTCCGCAATGCGTAGGCTCGAAGCAATCGAAAAAACTTACCCGGTACTTCAAGGGCAGGACAGCCCCACTCTGAGTGTTGGCGGCCGTGCTGCGGCAACCTTTGAAAAGGTCCCTCATCTCGAGCGAATGATGAGTTTGGACAATGTTTTTTCAGAAGAACAATTTCTTGCATGGGCAGAAAAAACTGAAAGAGATGCTGGAACTGCAATCAAGTATCTCTGCGAGCTGAAGATCGACGGTCTTGCTATCAATCTTCGCTTCGAGAATGGAACCCTCACAGGGGCAACAACTCGTGGTGATGGAGTAGTAGGAGAAGACGTCACAGCAAATGTCCTCACCATTCAGGGCATTCCACACCGACTTTCAGGTGTTGGGTTCCCTGAACTCATGGAAGTTCGTGGTGAAATTTATATTCCAACTGCAGAGTTTGAAGCGCTTAATAAGCGTTTGTTAGAGGCCAAGGAAAAGACATTTTCTAACCCCCGAAACTCTGCCAGTGGTTCACTGCGCCAGATTGACCCGGCAAAAACGGCTGCAAGGCCTCTTCGCCTTCTGGTTCATGGAATTGGTGCCTGGGATCAGGTACCTGTTGCTAACCAGTCAGATGTTTATGGGCTCCTTGAGTCTTGGGGACTGCCAACTTCGAAGTACTTCGAAGTACTTTCAAGCGCAAAAGAAGTTGCAGCATTCATTACCGAGATGGGTGCAAAACGACACGACATTGACCATGAGATTGACGGCATAGTCATCAAGGTCGACGACTTAGCCATTCAAAAGCAACTTGGTGCCACCAGTCGAGCACCTCGTTGGGCAATCGCCTACAAATACCCTCCTGAGCAGGTCAACACCAAGCTGAAAGACATCAAGGTCAGCGTGGGGCGCACAGGACGCGCAACACCTTTTGCCATCGTTGAACCAGTTCAAGTTGCTGGCTCAGTCGTTGAATACGCAACACTTCATAACCAAGATGTGGTTAAAGCCAAGGGCGTTCTCATCAAGGACACGATTGTCATCCGGAAAGCCGGTGACGTCATTCCTGAAATCTTGGGGCCAGTACTCGAACTTCGCGATGGCACAGAGTATCCATTTGTGATGCCTGAAAGTTGTCCTGAGTGTGGTGCGAAGCTAGCACCAGCCAGCGAGGACGATATTGATCTTCGTTGCCCAAACACGAAAGCTTGCCCTGCTCAAGTTCGTGGGCGCGTTGAACATATTGGTAGTCGCGGTGGTCTTGAAATTGAAGGACTGGGTGAGTCGACTGCTGAAGCGTTGACTAATCCGATCCCACCACTTCAACCCGCTTTGCTCACAGAAGCAGGACTTTTTGAGCTCACGTTAGAGGATCTTTTCCCTCTCGAGGTTTGGAATTACTCAGACATTCGAATCCGTGAAATCAAGCTTGATAAGGAAACGGGAGAACCGCTTCGAGAACTTCCTTTCCGTCGCATTAGAAAGATTGGCAAGAAAGTTGTCATGGATCCACCCTTTGACCCTCAAGCAGAGGTCTTTGACGGTGATGAAAAATTCATACTTTCTAAGGGTGCGTATGAGCTCATCGCTGAGCTCGAAAAGGCAAAGACAAAGCCTTTTTGGCGAATGCTGGTTTCCTTGAACATCAGACACGTTGGACCTGTAGCAGCTAGAGCATTGGCAAATCACTTTGGTTCTATTGAAGCCTTAGATGAAGCCACCGCCGAGGAACTGGCAGCAGTCGAGGGTGTCGGTCAAATCATTGCTGAGTCAGTGAAATCGTGGCTAGAAGTTGATTGGCATCGCGAAATCATTGAACGCTGGAAATCTGCCGGTGTCCAACTGTTTGTTCCAGGACATGCCGGGCCCGGCGCTGTGACCTCAAACGAAGGACCCTGCAGCGGACTCATCATTGTGGCTACAGGCTCTCTTGACGGATTTACTCGCGACGGCGCACAAGAGGCGATTATCGCTGCAGGTGGAAAACCTGCATCTTCGGTATCGAAGAATACAAACTTTGTGGCTGCTGGCCCTGGTGCAGGATCGAAACTGACTAAAGCGAAAGAATTAGGGATTCCAGTTTTAGATGCAGAAGGTTTCAAAATACTGCTGGAACATGGTCCTTCTGCATTGTCTTAG
- the mnmA gene encoding tRNA 2-thiouridine(34) synthase MnmA produces the protein MRVLAAMSGGVDSAVAAARAVEAGHDVVGVHLALSRMPGTLRTGARGCCTIEDSMDAQRAATMLGIPYYVWDFSERFKSDVVDDFIAEYQAGRTPNPCMRCNEKIKFAALMEKALALGFDAVCTGHYANVVSDANGNLELHRASAWAKDQSYVLGVLTSDQLAHAMFPLGDTPSKDLIRAEAAERGLSVAQKPDSHDICFIPDGDTRGWLADRVGISEGDIVDTAGNKLGTHEGTPGFTIGQRKGLHIGTPAPDGLPRFVLEIRPKTNTVVVGPKEALDIIEIAGTSFTWCGEPQENPENEFDVEVQIRAHADPVPAVAQLVGGELIVRPANPLNSVAAGQTAVIYVGTRVLGQFTIARTVSDLNVVATA, from the coding sequence ATGCGAGTACTAGCGGCAATGAGTGGTGGAGTTGACTCCGCTGTTGCTGCTGCGCGGGCAGTAGAAGCAGGACACGACGTTGTAGGGGTGCACTTAGCGCTCAGCCGTATGCCTGGCACCCTGCGAACCGGTGCACGTGGCTGCTGCACCATCGAAGACTCGATGGATGCGCAGCGCGCTGCCACCATGCTCGGCATTCCCTATTACGTCTGGGACTTCTCAGAACGCTTCAAGTCCGACGTGGTCGATGACTTTATTGCTGAATACCAGGCTGGTCGCACGCCGAACCCCTGCATGCGCTGCAACGAGAAGATCAAGTTTGCTGCCCTGATGGAGAAGGCACTTGCGCTGGGCTTTGATGCTGTCTGCACCGGTCACTATGCCAATGTCGTTTCCGATGCCAACGGCAACCTCGAGCTTCACCGCGCCAGTGCGTGGGCAAAGGATCAGTCCTATGTTCTCGGTGTGCTCACCTCGGATCAGCTCGCGCACGCCATGTTCCCGCTCGGGGACACCCCCTCCAAGGACCTCATTCGTGCCGAGGCGGCAGAGCGTGGTCTGAGCGTTGCGCAGAAGCCTGACAGTCACGACATTTGCTTTATTCCTGATGGTGACACCCGAGGCTGGCTCGCAGATCGTGTGGGCATCAGTGAAGGTGACATTGTCGACACTGCTGGAAACAAGCTCGGCACCCATGAAGGAACACCAGGTTTCACCATTGGCCAGCGCAAGGGACTCCACATTGGAACTCCTGCACCGGATGGTCTTCCACGCTTTGTGCTGGAGATCCGTCCCAAGACCAACACCGTAGTGGTGGGCCCCAAGGAAGCACTCGACATTATCGAGATTGCTGGCACCAGCTTCACCTGGTGTGGGGAACCACAGGAAAACCCTGAAAACGAATTCGATGTTGAAGTGCAGATTCGTGCACACGCAGATCCCGTACCTGCTGTTGCGCAGCTGGTTGGAGGCGAACTCATCGTTCGCCCCGCCAACCCGCTCAACTCGGTAGCTGCCGGGCAAACTGCCGTCATTTATGTCGGCACCAGGGTTCTGGGGCAGTTCACGATTGCACGAACAGTGAGTGACTTGAATGTTGTGGCCACCGCATGA
- a CDS encoding cysteine desulfurase family protein: MVAYLDHAASTPVRPEAAKAFTDALAHAGNPSSVHRHGQAARALVEDAREYLATVLGCQPIEVIFTSGGTESINLALVGLFRAAVEKDAKRNRIVVPEAEHHATLDTVLWLQEHEGAVLEWIPIDKLGRIDVTELNDTLERAGKSVALVTMLWANNEVGTIQPVAEIAALAAEHHVPLHIDAVSAFGHIPVNFAQIRTDSGAQGNAGLVALSISGHKFGSVPGVGALVVSREAQLEPLIHGGGQQRGLRSGTLDAPAISSMAIAALVTDKAFENEHARLISLRDATIEKIQELVPDAVLSGDPENRLDNNVNFTFPGCQSDSLLFLLDAMGVSVSTGSACQAGVAQPSHVLLAMGHDERGASSALRISLGHTTAQEELDEFFAALPEAVERARKAGTTV, translated from the coding sequence ATGGTGGCATATCTTGACCACGCAGCATCAACACCCGTGCGTCCCGAAGCTGCCAAGGCCTTTACAGACGCGTTGGCGCACGCAGGAAACCCCAGCTCTGTTCACCGTCATGGTCAAGCAGCGCGTGCCCTCGTGGAAGACGCCCGTGAATACCTTGCAACAGTCCTAGGTTGCCAGCCCATTGAAGTGATTTTTACCTCGGGTGGCACGGAATCCATCAACCTCGCACTAGTTGGACTATTTCGTGCTGCTGTAGAGAAGGACGCCAAGCGCAATCGCATCGTTGTTCCCGAGGCAGAACACCATGCCACCCTCGACACCGTGCTCTGGCTGCAAGAGCACGAAGGTGCTGTGCTGGAGTGGATCCCAATAGACAAGCTCGGGCGCATCGACGTCACCGAGCTCAATGACACTCTCGAACGTGCGGGGAAGTCGGTAGCGCTGGTCACCATGCTCTGGGCCAACAACGAAGTAGGCACCATCCAACCCGTGGCAGAGATTGCCGCGCTCGCCGCAGAACACCACGTTCCACTCCACATCGATGCCGTCTCAGCATTCGGACATATCCCGGTGAACTTTGCCCAGATCAGAACTGATTCAGGCGCCCAAGGAAATGCCGGGCTGGTTGCCCTGAGCATTTCCGGGCACAAATTCGGTTCTGTGCCTGGCGTGGGCGCACTGGTCGTGAGCCGCGAAGCGCAATTGGAACCATTGATCCATGGTGGTGGCCAACAACGTGGCCTGCGCAGTGGAACTCTCGATGCCCCGGCCATCTCCTCGATGGCCATCGCGGCACTGGTGACCGATAAGGCATTCGAAAACGAACATGCTCGTCTGATTTCTCTCCGCGATGCCACCATCGAGAAGATTCAGGAACTTGTTCCTGACGCTGTGCTCAGCGGTGATCCAGAGAACCGGCTCGATAACAATGTGAACTTCACGTTCCCGGGCTGCCAGAGCGACTCATTGTTGTTCTTGCTGGATGCCATGGGTGTTTCGGTGTCGACGGGATCTGCCTGCCAGGCAGGCGTGGCTCAGCCATCACATGTGCTCTTAGCCATGGGGCATGACGAACGTGGAGCGTCGTCTGCACTGAGAATTTCCCTAGGCCACACCACGGCTCAAGAAGAACTCGATGAGTTCTTTGCTGCACTTCCAGAGGCAGTGGAACGTGCTCGCAAGGCCGGCACGACCGTTTAG